One genomic window of Pseudomonas aeruginosa includes the following:
- the pilP gene encoding type 4a pilus biogenesis lipoprotein PilP, producing the protein MRARLILSSLLLASLAGCGGGSDFADLQSYMDEVRARPKGTIEPLPKFQPYEAFTYSAASLRSPFQPPVKIDLTVRQKGNKVIKPDETRVKQFLEGFNIETFEMVGTLSNAQGTFALVKGAGGVHRVRVGDYLGRNDGKVVGISEGKIDVIEIVPDGEGNWLERPRSLTLKERS; encoded by the coding sequence ATGAGAGCCCGCCTGATTCTGAGCAGCCTGCTGCTCGCCAGCCTGGCCGGATGCGGCGGCGGTTCCGATTTCGCCGATCTGCAGTCCTACATGGACGAGGTTCGCGCCCGGCCCAAGGGCACCATCGAGCCGTTGCCGAAGTTCCAGCCGTACGAGGCCTTCACCTATAGCGCCGCGTCGCTACGCAGCCCGTTCCAGCCGCCGGTGAAGATCGACCTGACCGTGCGGCAGAAGGGCAACAAGGTGATCAAGCCCGACGAGACGCGGGTCAAGCAGTTCCTGGAAGGCTTCAACATCGAGACCTTCGAGATGGTCGGCACCCTGTCCAACGCCCAGGGCACCTTCGCCCTGGTGAAGGGCGCGGGTGGCGTGCACCGGGTGAGGGTCGGGGACTACCTGGGGCGCAACGACGGCAAGGTCGTCGGCATCAGCGAAGGAAAAATAGACGTGATCGAAATCGTTCCTGACGGAGAGGGGAACTGGCTGGAGCGTCCGCGCAGCCTGACTCTCAAGGAACGCTCCTGA
- the pilO gene encoding type 4a pilus biogenesis protein PilO, protein MSLASSLESLRKIDINDLDLNNIGSWPAAVKVIVCVLLTAAVLALGYNFHLSDMQAQLEQQAAEEETLKQQFSTKAFQAANLEAYKAQMKEMEESFGALLRQLPSDTEVPGLLEDITRTGLGSGLEFEEIKLLPEVAQQFYIELPIQISVVGGYHDLATFVSGVSSLPRIVTLHDFEIKPVAPGSTSKLRMSILAKTYRYNDKGLKK, encoded by the coding sequence ATGAGTCTGGCCAGTTCCCTGGAAAGTCTGCGCAAGATCGATATCAACGATCTCGACCTGAACAACATCGGTTCCTGGCCGGCGGCGGTCAAGGTCATCGTCTGCGTGCTGCTGACCGCGGCGGTCCTGGCGCTGGGCTACAACTTCCATCTGAGTGACATGCAGGCTCAGCTCGAACAGCAGGCCGCGGAAGAGGAGACGCTCAAGCAGCAGTTCTCCACCAAGGCCTTCCAGGCCGCGAACCTGGAAGCCTACAAGGCACAGATGAAGGAGATGGAAGAGTCCTTTGGCGCCTTGCTGCGGCAGTTGCCCAGCGACACCGAGGTACCCGGGCTGCTCGAGGACATCACTCGTACCGGCCTGGGCAGCGGCCTGGAGTTCGAGGAAATCAAGCTGCTTCCCGAGGTTGCCCAGCAGTTCTACATCGAGCTGCCGATCCAGATCAGCGTGGTCGGCGGCTACCACGACTTGGCGACCTTCGTCAGCGGCGTGTCCAGCCTGCCGCGGATCGTCACCCTGCATGACTTCGAGATCAAGCCGGTCGCGCCCGGCAGCACGTCCAAGCTGCGCATGAGCATCCTGGCCAAGACCTATCGCTACAACGACAAGGGGCTGAAGAAATGA
- the pilN gene encoding type 4a pilus biogenesis protein PilN: MARINLLPWREELREQRKQQFLVILGGVLVASAALVFLGDQYFTAAIENQNARNDFLRKEIVVLDARIKEISELKSRRQQLLERMKIIQDLQGNRPIIGRVFDQLVRTLPDGVYFTDLKMTGKNIAIAGAAESNNRVSNLMRNMDASEWLTAPTLNEVKAVTQGAVDQANVFQLTVQQTQPGEEDAKAKHGVAQGAKK, encoded by the coding sequence ATGGCACGGATCAACCTTCTACCCTGGCGCGAAGAGCTGCGCGAGCAGCGCAAGCAGCAGTTCCTGGTGATTCTTGGCGGCGTCCTGGTGGCATCGGCTGCGCTGGTATTCCTTGGCGACCAGTACTTCACCGCGGCCATCGAGAACCAGAACGCCCGCAACGACTTCCTGCGCAAGGAAATCGTCGTACTCGACGCCCGGATCAAGGAAATCAGCGAACTGAAGTCGCGGCGCCAGCAATTGCTCGAGCGGATGAAGATCATCCAGGACCTGCAGGGCAACCGTCCCATCATCGGACGGGTGTTCGACCAGCTCGTGCGGACCTTGCCCGACGGCGTGTATTTCACCGACCTGAAGATGACCGGCAAGAACATCGCCATCGCCGGCGCGGCCGAGTCCAACAACCGCGTTTCCAATCTCATGCGCAATATGGACGCGTCCGAGTGGCTGACCGCCCCGACCCTGAACGAGGTCAAGGCGGTGACCCAGGGCGCGGTGGACCAGGCCAACGTGTTCCAACTGACCGTGCAGCAGACGCAGCCCGGCGAGGAAGACGCCAAGGCGAAGCATGGGGTTGCGCAAGGAGCCAAGAAATGA
- the pilM gene encoding type IV pilus assembly protein PilM has translation MLGLIKKKANTLLGIDISSTSVKLLELSRSGGRYKVEAYAVEPLPPNAVVEKNIVELEGVGQALSRVLVKAKTNLKSAVVAVAGSAVITKTIEMEAGLSEDELENQLKIEADQYIPYPLEEVAIDFEVQGLSARNPERVDVLLAACRKENVEVREAALALAGLTAKVVDVEAYALERSYALLSSQLGADTDQLTVAVVDIGATMTTLSVLHNGRTIYTREQLFGGRQLTEEIQRRYGLSVEEAGLAKKQGGLPDDYDSEVLRPFKDAVVQQVSRSLQFFFAAGQFNDVDYIVLAGGTASIQDLDRLIQQKIGTPTLVANPFADMALNGKVNAGALASDAPALMIACGLALRSFD, from the coding sequence GTGCTAGGGCTCATAAAGAAGAAAGCGAACACCTTGCTGGGGATCGACATCAGCTCGACCTCGGTAAAGCTCCTTGAGTTGAGCCGCTCCGGAGGCCGCTACAAAGTGGAGGCCTATGCCGTCGAGCCGCTTCCGCCGAATGCAGTCGTGGAAAAGAACATCGTCGAGCTGGAAGGGGTCGGCCAGGCGTTGTCACGGGTGCTGGTCAAGGCGAAAACCAACCTGAAGTCGGCCGTGGTCGCCGTCGCCGGTTCGGCGGTGATCACCAAGACCATCGAGATGGAGGCCGGGCTTTCCGAGGATGAACTGGAAAACCAGCTGAAGATCGAGGCCGACCAGTACATCCCCTATCCGCTGGAGGAAGTCGCCATCGACTTCGAGGTCCAGGGGCTCTCCGCGCGCAATCCCGAGCGCGTGGACGTACTCCTGGCCGCCTGTCGGAAAGAAAACGTCGAGGTTCGCGAAGCGGCCCTGGCGCTGGCCGGCCTGACCGCCAAGGTGGTCGACGTCGAGGCCTACGCGCTGGAGCGCTCCTATGCGCTGCTGAGCAGCCAGCTGGGTGCCGACACCGACCAGTTGACCGTGGCGGTAGTGGACATCGGCGCGACCATGACCACCCTGAGCGTCCTGCACAACGGACGCACCATCTATACCCGCGAACAGCTGTTCGGCGGTCGCCAGCTCACCGAGGAGATCCAGCGGCGTTACGGACTCTCGGTGGAGGAAGCCGGTCTCGCCAAGAAGCAGGGCGGTCTTCCGGATGACTACGACAGCGAAGTTCTGCGTCCGTTCAAGGACGCCGTGGTGCAGCAGGTTTCCCGCTCGCTGCAGTTCTTCTTCGCCGCCGGACAGTTCAACGACGTCGACTACATCGTCCTGGCGGGCGGTACGGCGTCTATCCAGGATCTCGATCGGTTGATCCAGCAGAAGATCGGCACCCCGACGCTGGTCGCCAACCCGTTCGCCGACATGGCGCTGAACGGCAAGGTGAATGCCGGCGCCCTGGCCAGCGACGCTCCGGCGTTGATGATCGCCTGCGGCCTGGCGTTGAGGAGTTTCGACTGA
- a CDS encoding penicillin-binding protein 1A — translation MRLLKFLWWTCVTLICGVLLSFSGAYLYLSPSLPSVEALRNVQLQIPLKVYSEDGKLISEFGEMRRTPIRFADIPQDFIHALLSAEDDNFANHYGVDVKSLMRAAAQLLKSGHIQTGGSTITMQVAKNYFLTNERSFSRKINEILLALQIERQLTKDEILELYVNKIYLGNRAYGIEAAAQVYYGKPIKDLSLAEMAMIAGLPKAPSRYNPLVNPTRSTERRNWILERMLKLGFIDQQRYQAAVDEPINASYHVQTPELNAPYIAEMARAEMVGRYGSEAYTEGYKVITTVRSDLQNAASQSVRDGLIDYDQRHGYRGPETRLPGQTRDAWLKHLGQQRSIGGLEPAIVTQVEKSGIMVMTRDGKEEAVTWDSMKWARPFLSNNSMGPMPRQPADVAQAGDQIRVQRQEDGTLRFVQIPAAQSALISLDPKDGAIRSLVGGFSFEQSNYNRAIQAKRQPGSSFKPFIYSAALDNGFTAASLVNDAPIVFVDEYLDKVWRPKNDTNTFLGPIPLREALYKSRNMVSIRVLQGLGIERAISYITKFGFQRDELPRNFSLALGTATVTPMEIAGAWSVFANGGYKVNPYVIERIESRDGQVLYQANPPRVPVEEQVAAPDAEDAGNPGDPEHPESAEGEGSIEAQQVAAKAQTTFEPTPAERIIDARTAYIMTSMLQDVIKRGTGRRALALKRTDLAGKTGTTNDSKDGWFSGYNSDYVTSVWVGFDQPETLGRREYGGTVALPIWIRYMGFALKDKPMHTMAEPPGIVSLRIDPVTGRSAAPGTPGAYFEMFKNEDTPPSVNELPPGSFPGSPLPDDEGAPIDLF, via the coding sequence ATGCGCCTGCTGAAGTTCCTGTGGTGGACTTGCGTCACCCTGATTTGTGGAGTGCTGCTCAGTTTCAGCGGCGCCTATCTCTATCTGAGTCCCAGCCTGCCCTCGGTGGAAGCTCTGCGTAACGTCCAGCTGCAGATCCCCCTCAAGGTCTACAGCGAGGACGGCAAGCTGATCTCCGAGTTCGGCGAGATGCGCCGGACACCGATCCGCTTCGCCGACATCCCGCAGGACTTCATCCATGCCCTGCTGTCCGCCGAGGACGACAATTTCGCCAACCATTATGGCGTCGATGTGAAAAGCCTAATGCGCGCCGCCGCGCAATTATTGAAAAGCGGTCACATCCAGACTGGCGGCAGCACCATCACCATGCAGGTAGCGAAGAACTACTTCCTTACCAATGAAAGAAGCTTCTCGCGAAAGATCAATGAAATCCTCCTGGCCCTGCAGATCGAGCGACAGCTGACCAAGGACGAGATTCTCGAGCTCTACGTCAACAAGATCTACCTGGGCAACCGTGCCTATGGCATCGAGGCTGCCGCACAGGTCTATTACGGCAAGCCGATCAAAGACTTGAGCCTGGCCGAGATGGCGATGATCGCCGGCCTGCCGAAAGCGCCCTCGCGCTACAACCCGCTGGTCAACCCGACCCGCAGCACGGAACGGCGCAACTGGATCCTCGAGCGCATGCTCAAGCTCGGCTTCATCGACCAGCAACGCTACCAGGCCGCCGTCGATGAGCCGATCAACGCCTCCTACCACGTGCAGACCCCCGAACTGAATGCGCCCTACATCGCCGAGATGGCCCGTGCCGAGATGGTCGGCCGCTACGGCAGCGAGGCCTATACCGAGGGCTACAAGGTCATCACCACGGTCCGCAGCGACCTGCAGAACGCCGCCAGCCAATCGGTCCGCGACGGCCTCATCGACTATGACCAGCGCCACGGCTACCGCGGCCCGGAGACCCGCCTGCCGGGCCAGACCCGCGACGCCTGGCTCAAGCACCTGGGCCAGCAGCGCAGCATCGGCGGCCTGGAGCCGGCGATCGTCACCCAGGTGGAAAAGAGCGGGATCATGGTGATGACCCGCGACGGCAAGGAAGAAGCCGTGACCTGGGACAGCATGAAATGGGCACGCCCCTTCCTCAGCAACAACAGCATGGGCCCGATGCCGCGCCAGCCCGCCGACGTGGCCCAGGCCGGCGACCAGATCCGCGTGCAGCGCCAGGAAGACGGCACCCTGCGCTTCGTACAGATTCCCGCCGCACAGAGCGCGCTGATCTCCCTCGACCCGAAGGACGGGGCGATCCGCTCGCTGGTCGGCGGCTTCTCCTTCGAGCAGAGCAACTACAACCGCGCGATCCAGGCCAAGCGCCAGCCGGGCTCCAGTTTCAAGCCGTTCATCTACAGCGCGGCCCTGGACAACGGCTTCACCGCCGCCAGCCTGGTCAACGATGCGCCGATCGTGTTCGTCGACGAGTACCTGGACAAGGTCTGGCGACCGAAGAACGACACCAATACCTTCCTCGGCCCGATCCCGCTGCGCGAAGCCCTGTACAAGTCCCGCAACATGGTCTCGATCCGCGTCCTGCAGGGCCTGGGCATCGAGCGGGCGATCAGCTACATCACCAAGTTCGGCTTCCAGCGCGACGAACTGCCGCGCAACTTCTCCCTGGCCCTGGGTACCGCGACAGTCACACCGATGGAAATCGCCGGCGCCTGGAGCGTATTCGCCAACGGCGGCTACAAGGTCAATCCGTACGTCATCGAACGCATCGAGAGCCGCGACGGACAGGTGCTGTACCAGGCCAATCCGCCCCGCGTGCCGGTGGAAGAACAGGTCGCTGCGCCGGATGCGGAAGACGCCGGGAATCCTGGTGACCCCGAGCATCCGGAGAGCGCCGAAGGCGAAGGTTCGATCGAAGCCCAGCAAGTCGCCGCCAAGGCCCAGACCACCTTCGAGCCGACCCCGGCCGAGCGGATCATCGATGCCCGTACCGCCTATATCATGACCAGCATGCTGCAGGACGTGATCAAGCGCGGTACCGGGCGTCGCGCCCTGGCGCTGAAGCGCACCGACCTGGCCGGCAAGACCGGCACCACCAACGATTCCAAGGATGGCTGGTTCTCCGGCTACAACTCCGACTACGTGACCAGCGTCTGGGTCGGCTTCGACCAGCCGGAGACCCTGGGTCGCCGCGAGTACGGCGGTACCGTCGCGCTGCCGATCTGGATCAGGTACATGGGCTTCGCCCTCAAGGACAAGCCGATGCACACCATGGCCGAGCCGCCAGGCATCGTCAGCCTGCGCATCGACCCGGTGACCGGCCGTTCGGCCGCGCCGGGCACTCCCGGCGCCTATTTCGAGATGTTCAAGAACGAGGATACCCCGCCCTCGGTCAATGAACTGCCGCCAGGCAGCTTCCCTGGCAGCCCGCTGCCGGATGACGAAGGCGCGCCGATCGACCTGTTCTGA